A stretch of the Cydia amplana chromosome 6, ilCydAmpl1.1, whole genome shotgun sequence genome encodes the following:
- the LOC134648751 gene encoding late secretory pathway protein AVL9 homolog, protein MSYINEPVLNIIVVGFHHKKGCQVEHCYPELVPGRPTELPSAWRHLPALALPDGSHNYLSDTIFFHLPGLTEPAHTVYAISCFRQIPIEQVVQKTEDMTRSSVQKSVCVVCQWPLFGRLAVKMELVVRAWFLQGDFSQTKLLEDAYTHLNSCPVQIDQTLEGLSVLRLVESWRHKALLLFKLLLLRRRVLVYGAPAGPLSAALLTLVSLLPRCLEHGLGKAANVVLSRPLSPIPMALDNKSEDIVDTATDIVNEPYINGSTQIDDELTPKESGNLMEEKDRVSRQSFDETLLADVDRQDLTSRDKCHSVGEKYKTQKPLVEAQQSPTMARDMSVDGLYNLTSQIDQTECGLPLSLFEDGYLCLPYLSLQYLDLLSDPAVQGFVVGASNVLFKQKRQLFDVLVELNEMRIETGDLMLRRQLALGTEDLRFADHVVRHGASQGDAWIRDQFASYLIYLLRTSLLPEGSREIDPYNAQFMSAFKATPAYQQWLKTTNNGDVEAFANLAPIHPFAGQLSVADMKLKIAHSMSTSEGGRKVTAAVASTGRAVATTSRAVGGALSQARGALSGWWSALTAPPPLHADADPELAEHADPAGDNRRDERADTPDPPDKSIEETSTALNKIQVV, encoded by the exons ATGTCTTATATAAATGAGCCAGTGCTCAATATAATAGTTGTGGGTTTTCACCATAAAAAAGGCTGCCAG gtGGAGCACTGTTACCCCGAGTTGGTCCCTGGCCGGCCCACTGAGCTGCCCTCGGCATGGCGGCATCTTCCAGCATTGGCATTGCCCGACGGTTCTCATAATTACCTATCTGATACTATATTTTTCCACCTACCAGGGCTAACTGAGCCTGCGCATACTGTGTATGCAATATCCTGTTTCCGGCAAATCCCAATAGAG CAAGTGGTACAAAAAACAGAGGACATGACAAGAAGTTCAGTTCAAAAGAGTGTCTGTGTTGTGTGCCAGTGGCCCCTGTTTGGAAGGCTGGCGGTGAAGATGGAGCTGGTAGTCAGAGCATGGTTCCTGCAGGGAGACTTCTCACAGACCAAGCTTCTGGAAGATGCATACACACACCTCAACAGCTGCCCTGTTCAGATTGATCAAACACTAGAAG GTTTATCAGTCCTCCGGCTAGTGGAGTCGTGGCGGCACAAGGCGCTGCTTCTGTTCAAGCTGCTGCTTCTCCGGCGGCGGGTGCTGGTGTACGGCGCGCCGGCCGGGCCGCTGTCGGCCGCGCTGCTCACGCTGGTGTCGCTGCTGCCGCGCTGCCTGGAGCACGGGCTGGGCAAAGCCGCTAATGTCGT ATTGTCCAGGCCATTATCTCCCATCCCTATGGCACTAGATAACAAATCGGAGGACATTGTTGACACCGCAACCGACATCGTGAACGAGCCGTACATAAACGGTTCAACTCAAATAGATGACGAACTTACGCCTAAAGAATCTGGAAATTTAATGGAAGAAAAGGATAGAGTTAGCCGGCAGAGCTTTGATGAAACGCTACTAGCAGATGTTGACAGACAAGACTTAACTAGCAGAGACAAATGCCACAGCGTTGGGGAAAAGTACAAAACTCAAAAACCACTAGTCGAAGCCCAGCAAAGCCCAACTATGGCTAGAGATATGAGCGTTGATGGCTTGTACAACTTAACAAGTCAGATTGACCAAACTGAGTGCGGGCTTCCATTATCACTATTCGAGGATGGTTATCTCTGTCTACCATACTTATCTTTACAGTACTTAGATCTTTTGTCAGATCCAGCCGTACAGGGTTTCGTGGTGGGTGCGTCtaatgttttatttaagcagaaacgtcagTTGTTCGATGTGCTCGTAGAGCTGAATGAGATGAGGATAGAGACAGGGGATTTGATGCTGCGAAGACAGCTGGCGCTCGGGACGGAAGACCTGAGGTTTGCTGACCACGTGGTGCGGCACGGCGCTTCGCAGGGCGACGCGTGGATACGAGACCAATTTGCCAGCTACTTAATTTACCTCTTAAGGACATCTTTACTGCCAG AGGGTAGTCGGGAAATCGACCCGTACAATGCTCAATTCATGTCGGCGTTCAAAGCCACACCGGCGTACCAGCAGTGGCTGAAGACGACCAACAACGGTGACGTCGAGGCGTTCGCTAACCTCGCGCCGATCCATCCGTTCGCCGGGCAGCTATCCGTGGCTGATATGAAGCTTAAAATCGCGCA CTCCATGTCGACGAGCGAGGGCGGGCGCAAGGTGACGGCGGCGGTGGCGAGTACGGGCCGCGCCGTGGCCACCACGTCGCGCGCCGTCGGCGGCGCGCTGTCGCAGGCGCGCGGCGCGCTCTCGGGCTGGTGGAGCGCGCtcaccgcgccgccgccgctccaCGCCGACGCCGACCCCGAGCTCGCCGAGCACGCCGACCCCGCCGGAGACAACAGGAGGGACGAGCGCGCCGACACGCCCGACCCTCCCGACAAATCCATAGAGGAAACCTCCACCGCCCTCAATAAAATACAGGTCGTATAA